One window of Saprospiraceae bacterium genomic DNA carries:
- a CDS encoding T9SS type A sorting domain-containing protein, translating to MKSFFTFLALSLCGITFSQISYTSANAPKPGHKSEYKFLENLQGIDLNALTQAGSDKTWNVTGPDVDGYNEGFISIDAYPFKNLFPTANMASIDLDEPDTSFTMVEVNSNGVYWLGSYDTSTTIVWKDKYIFVPFPLNFGQNFQNGTEADVTQGTTTGKIEIQSNANADGCGMLTTNEGTYPVLKVKTKQITEITVSGIPFGSSTFEYHHWYASGIVGPVAEFTISETESIFTGIENDTTIRFLHKQELVAGETIEKIIPKLNLTPNPATDFFQMEINGIDYDQAVYTLINSEGKTVDSGNFNRNQNQPIAIQNLSAGNYFVQVILDKKTLLFDILHKQ from the coding sequence ATGAAGTCATTTTTTACATTTTTAGCACTGAGTTTATGCGGAATTACGTTTTCGCAAATAAGCTATACCTCGGCCAATGCACCAAAACCGGGTCACAAATCAGAATATAAATTTCTTGAAAATCTTCAGGGGATCGATTTAAATGCCTTGACTCAAGCAGGTTCAGATAAAACATGGAATGTTACAGGTCCGGACGTGGACGGATATAATGAAGGTTTTATTTCTATTGATGCGTATCCATTTAAAAACCTATTTCCTACCGCAAATATGGCATCTATAGATCTGGATGAGCCAGACACAAGCTTTACCATGGTAGAAGTGAATAGTAACGGAGTTTATTGGTTGGGTTCTTACGATACCAGCACAACCATAGTATGGAAAGACAAATATATTTTTGTTCCATTTCCATTAAATTTTGGACAAAATTTTCAAAATGGAACAGAAGCTGACGTAACTCAGGGGACAACCACAGGAAAAATTGAAATTCAATCCAATGCAAATGCAGATGGATGTGGAATGCTAACCACTAACGAAGGAACTTACCCTGTATTAAAAGTTAAAACAAAGCAAATTACAGAAATCACCGTTTCGGGAATACCATTCGGTAGTTCTACCTTTGAATACCATCATTGGTATGCTTCTGGAATTGTTGGTCCGGTTGCTGAGTTTACAATCAGTGAAACAGAATCCATTTTTACAGGAATAGAAAATGATACGACCATTCGCTTCCTTCATAAACAAGAATTGGTTGCAGGTGAAACTATAGAAAAGATAATTCCAAAACTAAACTTAACTCCAAATCCAGCGACTGATTTTTTTCAAATGGAAATCAACGGAATTGATTATGATCAGGCAGTTTATACTTTGATTAATTCAGAAGGGAAGACAGTGGATTCAGGTAATTTTAATAGGAATCAAAATCAACCGATCGCAATTCAAAACCTTTCGGCTGGAAATTATTTTGTACAGGTAATTTTAGATAAAAAAACCTTATTATTTGATATTCTCCATAAACAGTAA